The DNA sequence ACTGTGAAATTTAAAGTCGTTATCTTGCTCGGTGATTAGGGCAGCTTCAACTTCGCCAAAATACCTGACCCGCTCACTGATGTCAGTGCCTGCGATATTACCCGCAAGCGTCAAATAGTCCTCAAAGTGACGAGCCTCAGAGCGCAATAGAGAAACATAAAAGTCACCCAAACGCTGATCAACATGAGGGGCAAGTTTGGCAAAACGTTCGCAAGAACGCGCTTCAATATAAGCGCCACAAATCAGCTTGTCGATAAGTGTTTCTGGCTCATGGGTTTTCACATGACGCATCATTCCTTTAGCATAACGACTCGATGTTATGTTGCGATACTCAACGCCTTTTTCTTCCATAATTTCTAAAACTTGGTAAAAGTGATGAAGCTCTTCTTTTATCAGCAATACCATTTTATCGACTAAGTCTTGGCCATAACGACTGCCCGATTTTACTTGCAGCTTCTTGTTCAAGCCTTTCAATTTACCAAGGTCAGCCAAACTGCCCTCTCGGCGGTAAATAAAATCTTCGTATGGTTTTAACCAAGCCAAAAGTTGCTCGCCACTCTCTTTATCCACGGCATATTTACGGATCAACCACATTGCCGTTTGAGCCGCTTTTAACTCACAAATCATATGGTCAATGAGTAACACTTCTAGGTTTTTCTCATCTACTGCTGCGGTGACCCAATCATCTGGGGTTTCACATTGTAAAAATTGATTAATTGGCTCAAGTAAAGATTGAAACTGCACTGTCATGGTATTGAGTAAATTGACTTTGGTCATTAGGAATAAAAACAATGCGCAAGATTAGCATATTTCTGTTGCCTGTTTAACAACCCTTGTTGCGATTTGTTCTTATTTACTTTGAACGTGTCGAACGGTTTTTATCCTAAGATTCCGCAGACACCACTCAAATGATTAATATTTGTAC is a window from the Psychrosphaera ytuae genome containing:
- the miaE gene encoding tRNA isopentenyl-2-thiomethyl-A-37 hydroxylase MiaE gives rise to the protein MTKVNLLNTMTVQFQSLLEPINQFLQCETPDDWVTAAVDEKNLEVLLIDHMICELKAAQTAMWLIRKYAVDKESGEQLLAWLKPYEDFIYRREGSLADLGKLKGLNKKLQVKSGSRYGQDLVDKMVLLIKEELHHFYQVLEIMEEKGVEYRNITSSRYAKGMMRHVKTHEPETLIDKLICGAYIEARSCERFAKLAPHVDQRLGDFYVSLLRSEARHFEDYLTLAGNIAGTDISERVRYFGEVEAALITEQDNDFKFHSGVPIT